A single region of the Ictalurus punctatus breed USDA103 chromosome 26, Coco_2.0, whole genome shotgun sequence genome encodes:
- the LOC108258734 gene encoding B-cell receptor CD22, with product MRVEKAPIFPVMMFLKMASPLHLVFLFMISGALGNKWSVTYSETNLCSLKGSTVFMNVTYTHPTGLTVTNRFWLINPVNGKEPTDLRNEPGYSGRVEYLGDEQKHFSLRLSDVKKSDEHTYCFRIITNKEGERYLGHSGVTLTVTDLQVIAPAEVTEGQSVVLICKTTCSLTDPTFIWYKNRRDLTTNTPKSNELHLQPVSSEDAGSYSCAVRGYEHLPSPDQTIRVRYPPKNVLVSISSSGGIVEGSSVTLTCSSDANPPVENYTWFKGTTSVGKGKTYNISKIRSEDSGEYKCECSNEVGHQDSVGVTLNVLYPPKNISVSMSSSGEIVEGSSVTLTCSSDANPRVENYTWFKGTTSVGQGNTYTISKISSEDSGEYKCKCSNDVGHQDSISVTLNVLYPPKNISVSISSSGEIVEGSSVTLTCSSDANPPVENYTWFKGTTSVGKGNTYNISKIRSEDSGEYKCNCSNEVGHQDSISVTLNVLYPPKNVSVSISSSGEVVEGSSVTLTCSSDANPPVKNYTWFKGMTSVGKGKTYTISKIRSEDSGEYKCKCSNEVGHQDSISVTLNVLYPPKNVLVSISSSAEIMAGSSVTLTCSSDANPPVENYTWFKVNESSPVGPRQSYRVLQSGQYYCEAQNKHGSERSAAVSVTLNRVQSLGVYAGVGAVVFVCVCLIITFLFIRSRRQKKKADEGDPQNVGPSAKDDTYAALDLTGRTSDDVYHTLAISHPRPPADTPTSSD from the exons ATGAGGGTCGAGAAGGCACC AATCTTTCCAGTAATGATGTTCCTCAAAATGGCTTCTCCACTTCATCTGGTCTTTCTGTTCATGATCTCAG GAGCTCTTGGGAATAAATGGAGTGTGACATACAGCGAAACAAATCTCTGTTCTTTAAAAGGATCTACAGTGTTTATGAACGTCACGTACACACACCCAACAGGTCTTACAGTGACGAACAGGTTTTGGTTAATAAACCCAGTTAATGGTAAAGAACCGACTGATCTGCGTAATGAACCAGGTTACTCAGGCAGAGTGGAGTATTTAGGAGATGAACAGAAACACTTCTCCCTCAGACTGAGTGACGTGAAGAAATCAGATGAACACACGTACTGCTTCAGAATCATAACAAATAAAGAAGGAGAAAGATACCTGGGTCACAGTGGAGTTACACTCACTGTTacag ATCTTCAGGTGATCGCTCCTGCAGAAGTGACAGAGGGACAATCAGTCGTTCTGATCTGTAAAACCACCTGCAGTCTGACTGATCCAACATTCATCTGGTACAAAAACAGACGTGATTTAACCACAAACACCCCCAAGAGCAATGAACTCCACCTGCAGCCGGTCAGCAGTGAGGATGCAGGCAGTTATAGCTGTGCTGTAAGAGGATATGAACATCTCCCCTCTCCTGATCAAACCATCAGAGTCAGAT ATCCTCCAAAGAACGTCTTAGTGTCCATCAGCTCCTCTGGTGGAATAGTGGAGGGCAGTTCAGTGACTCTGACCTGCAGCAGTGATGCTAACCCACCTGTGGAGAACTACACCTGGTTTAAGGGGACAACATCAGTAGGAAAAGGAAAGACCTACAACATCTCCAAGATCAGATCTGAGGACAGTGGAGAGTACAAGTGCGAGTGCAGTAATGAAGTCGGACATCAGGACTCCGTCGGTGTAACTTTGAATGTTCTGT ATCCTCCAAAGAACATCTCAGTGTCGATGAGCTCCTCTGGTGAAATAGTGGAAGGAAGTTCAGTGACTCTGACCTGCAGCAGTGATGCTAACCCACGTGTGGAGAACTACACCTGGTTTAAGGGGACGACATCAGTAGGACAAGGAAATACCTACACCATCTCCAAGATCAGCTCTGAGGACAGTGGAGAGTACAAGTGCAAATGCAGTAATGACGTCGGACATCAGGACTCCATCAGTGTAACTCTGAATGTTCTGT ATCCTCCAAAGAACATCTCAGTGTCCATCAGCTCCTCTGGTGAAATAGTGGAGGGCAGTTCAGTGACTCTGACCTGCAGCAGTGATGCTAACCCACCTGTGGAGAACTACACCTGGTTTAAGGGGACAACATCAGTAGGAAAAGGAAATACCTACAACATCTCCAAGATCAGATCTGAGGACAGTGGAGAGTACAAGTGCAACTGCAGTAATGAAGTCGGACATCAGGACTCCATCAGTGTAACTCTGAATGTTCTTT ATCCTCCAAAGAACGTCTCAGTGTCCATCAGCTCCTCTGGTGAAGTAGTGGAGGGCAGTTCAGTGACTCTGACCTGCAGCAGTGATGCTAACCCACCTGTGAAGAACTACACCTGGTTTAAGGGGATGACATCAGTAGGAAAAGGAAAGACCTACACCATCTCCAAGATCAGATCTGAGGACAGTGGAGAGTACAAGTGCAAGTGCAGTAATGAAGTCGGACATCAGGACTCCATCAGTGTAACTCTGAATGTTCTGT ATCCTCCAAAGAACGTCTTAGTGTCCATCAGCTCCTCTGCTGAAATAATGGCGGGCAGTTCAGTGACTCTGACCTGCAGCAGTGATGCTAACCCACCTGTGGAGAACTACACCTGGTTTAAGGTGAATGAATCATCACCTGTAGGACCTAGACAGAGTTACCGAGTTCTACAGAGTGGACAGTACTACTGCGAGGCTCAGAATAAACACGGCTCTGAGAGATCAGCTGCAGTGTCCGTCACTTTAAACA GGGTTCAGAGCTTAGGTGTGTACGCAGGTGTTGGggctgttgtgtttgtgtgtgtttgtctcatCATCACCTTCCTGTTTATAAG AAGCAGGAGACAGAAGAAAAAGGCAGATGAAGGTGACCCTCAG AACGTCGGGCCGAGCGCTAAAGACGACACGTACGCAGCTCTCGACCTCACGGGCCGGACATCTGATGATGTGTATCACACACTTGCA aTTTCTCATCCCAGGCCTCCTGCTGACACGCCCACTTCCTCTGACTAA